The proteins below are encoded in one region of Oncorhynchus masou masou isolate Uvic2021 chromosome 15, UVic_Omas_1.1, whole genome shotgun sequence:
- the LOC135555906 gene encoding heme-binding protein 2-like produces MVYFVGLVGLLLILTAEARIGSSSESSFCTESRECLLYDLVCKNDDYEVRHYDSVKWVSTDEESYIMDKAMYTAFQRLFKYITGSNEAGVNIDMTTPVTVKIEEKKRLWQSSVFTLNFLLPSDYQLTPPEPTDGSVYFTETPDMNVYVRSYGGWMMSLTSSVNSMLLKRQLDKVQATYNKDYHYAVGYDSPMKILNRHNEVWYMVEGEPVCPTSS; encoded by the exons AT GGTTTATTTTGTAGGGTTGGTTGGCTTGCTTCTCATCTTGACTGCTGAAGCCAGAATTGG GAGCTCCTCTGAGTCGAGCTTCTGCACCGAGTCAAGGGAATGTCTGCTGTATGATCTGGTGTGCAAGAATGACGATTATGAG GTGCGCCACTATGACTCGGTGAAATGGGTGTCGACAGACGAGGAAAGCTACATCATGGACAAGGCCATGTACACTGCCTTCCAGAGACTCTTCAAATACATCACCGGCTCCAAcgaggctg GCGTCAACATTGACATGACAACTCCGGTGACTGTCAAAATTGAGGAGAAGAAGAGGTTGTGGCAGTCGTCTGTCTTCACCCTCAACTTCCTCCTGCCGTCTGACTATCAGTTGACTCCTCCCGAACCCACTGATGGCAGT GTATATTTTACAGAGACGCCAGACATGAACGTGTACGTGAGGAGCTACGGTGGATGGATGATGTCTTTGACATCCAGTGTAAACTCAATGCTGCTGAAAAGGCAGCTAGACAAAGTCCAGGCCACCTACAACAAAGACTACCACTATGCTGTGGGATATGACAG CCCAATGAAGATTCTGAATAGGCACAACGAGGTGTGGTACATGGTTGAGGGAGAGCCTGTTTGCCCTACCTCCTCCTGA
- the LOC135555907 gene encoding uncharacterized protein LOC135555907, which translates to MDSDNDKRDGRPEIEMLHMERQRKKRFNEEELKILVREVQARRPGPGYTRVAQAAWEDIAAKVSASSFGYLRTGIQCKKRYNDLMRRQPCYIKKGPGSKRKRVNRQTEAKLHHPTEEEEPFLSVQTKRYKFEFVDGEGPIALQAFQNEVGSQCIGVELDSPSTNHLVDGQQTLDAAASFEAQTHTPATSTRPTLPQTNLQPRVNVVRLNLETGTQVSTPQVTGTVHIPQSQGTLQPQTNTHPVTVQPQADGLLQGYAPFHVNIPQVVPLPQQSTLPQANISQAYITQANQSKATLAQANLSQAYIPQANQSQAYMPQSTVQPQTNIPQVNQPTVHIPLIEVQPHMQVQLPPQDLAALVQVHRQGYDMLQRELVSMRSSMERVLQPLLSSINNNLERLVNAVEHLSGVENTPQTNSDVHGHRDAPS; encoded by the exons ATGGATTCCGATAACGATAAGAGAGATGGGAGGCCAGAGATCGAGATGCTTCATATGGAGAGGCAACGAAAGAAGCGTTTCAATGAGGAAGAGCTCAAAATACTCGTGCGCGAAGTGCAAGCTCGACGACCTGGCCCTGGCTACACCCGTGTTGCACAGGCCGCGTGGGAAGATATCGCAGCAAAGGTGAGCGCTTCTTCGTTTGGATACCTCAGAACCGGGATCCAGTGCAAAAAGCGATACAATGACCTGATGCGCAGACAACCCTGTTATATCAAGAAGGGTCCTGGGTCAAAGAGGAAGCGCGTGAACAGGCAGACAGAAGCAAAACTTCACCATCCAACAGAAGAGGAGGAGCCTTTCCTCTCAGTCCAAACAAAACGTTATAAATTTGAGTTTGTGGATGGAGAAGGACCCATTGCATTACAAG CGTTTCAGAATGAAGTTGGTTCCCAATGCATTGGGGTGGAGCTGGACAGTCCCTCGACTAACCACCTGGTTGATGGGCAACAGACTCTGGACGCTGCAGCATCGTTTGAGGCCCAGACACACACGCCTGCCACTTCAACCAGGCCCACTTTACCCCAAACCAACCTCCAACCCCGGGTGAACGTAGTCAGATTGAACCTTGAAACTGGTACCCAGGTCAGCAcacctcaagtgactggaactgTCCACATCCCTCAGTCTCAGGGCACCCTTCAACCCCAAACCAATACACACCCAGTCACTGTTCAACCCCAGGCTGATGGTTTGCTTCAAGGTTATGCTCCATTCCACGTAAACATACCCCAAGTAGTGCCACTGCCACAGCAGTCTACTCTACCCCAAGCCAACATATCACAGGCCTATATAACCCAAGCGAACCAATCAAAGGCTACTCTAGCCCAAGCCAACCTATCACAGGCCTATATACCCCAAGCAAACCAATCACAGGCCTATATGCCCCAGTCCACTGTGCAGCCTCAGACGAACATACCCCAAGTGAACCAACCTACGGTCCACATTCCTTTGATTGAGGTCCAACCACACATGCAGGTCCAGCTACCTCCTCAGGACCTGGCAGCACTGGTCCAGGTGCATCGCCAAGGTTACGACATGTTACAGAGGGAGCTGGTCAGTATGAGGAGCAGCATGGAGAGAGTGCTGCAGCCCTTGCTGTCATCCATCAACAACAACCTGGAAagactggttaatgctgttgaACACCTCTCTGGGGTTGAGAACACACCTCAGACCAACAGTGATGTCCATGGTCATCGTGATGCTCCCTCCTGA